Proteins from a genomic interval of Desulfonatronum thioautotrophicum:
- a CDS encoding sugar phosphate nucleotidyltransferase: MKAVIHTGTPAAWAAPLGPTPWALLPFGNRPLLEYWLEWCVELGIREVRLVLDEGADRIEAYAGEGERWGLNIAYSFQRQGRDPAAFLRRAPQEWSGQGLLVVHGPVFPRKADAAADGQPSAQLLSGEVYQHRDRQGFGCMLCTDRAFLERFLLDSAAAPDESRPFTELGREMLPISSVALFHDLNMRLVSGEMERYLRPGYSPRDQAAIGFNVITPATATLTPPLVIGNNCRISPLTTIGPRAVLGSHVIVDRQTEITEAVILDGTFIGRGMEIRGKIVSGNMVVDPESGAAVAIPDPWMVGTVQRLPGPKELTHRLFSRTLAALIALTQTIPFAMLFGWLLTRGATFAVRPVRGRKGGTITLPVFSAPSEAEGPALRLFIALGLDSYPQFLQAVAGRLWLCGHRPKAESSPPDTLPAKESPDDMPVPFPAVLSYADLRDDTGDPLMDRVEEHYYSHHRTMLEDLRILSRFMARRFAGLFGS, from the coding sequence ATGAAGGCCGTCATCCATACCGGTACGCCCGCGGCCTGGGCCGCTCCCCTGGGGCCGACTCCCTGGGCTCTGCTGCCCTTCGGCAATCGCCCCCTGCTGGAATACTGGCTGGAATGGTGCGTGGAGCTGGGCATCCGCGAGGTGCGCCTGGTCCTGGACGAGGGCGCGGACCGGATCGAGGCCTATGCCGGGGAAGGGGAGCGCTGGGGGCTGAACATTGCCTACAGTTTCCAGCGCCAGGGCCGGGATCCGGCGGCCTTTTTGCGCCGCGCTCCCCAGGAATGGTCCGGGCAGGGGCTTTTGGTTGTCCATGGTCCTGTTTTCCCACGCAAGGCGGACGCTGCCGCGGACGGCCAGCCGTCCGCCCAGCTTCTTTCGGGCGAGGTGTACCAGCACCGGGACAGGCAGGGTTTTGGCTGCATGCTCTGTACGGACCGGGCCTTTCTGGAGCGTTTTCTCCTGGATTCCGCTGCCGCGCCGGACGAGAGCCGTCCCTTCACGGAACTGGGCCGGGAAATGCTGCCGATTTCCTCCGTGGCCCTGTTCCATGACCTGAACATGCGCCTGGTGTCCGGGGAGATGGAGCGCTATCTGCGCCCCGGGTACAGCCCCAGGGACCAGGCGGCCATCGGCTTCAACGTGATCACCCCGGCCACGGCCACCCTGACCCCGCCCCTGGTGATCGGCAACAACTGCCGGATCAGCCCCTTGACCACCATCGGGCCCCGGGCCGTGCTGGGCAGCCACGTTATCGTGGACCGCCAGACCGAGATCACCGAGGCCGTGATCCTGGACGGTACCTTCATCGGCAGGGGCATGGAAATCCGGGGCAAGATCGTCTCCGGAAACATGGTCGTTGATCCAGAAAGCGGAGCCGCGGTGGCCATTCCCGACCCCTGGATGGTCGGAACCGTGCAGCGCCTCCCCGGTCCGAAAGAGCTGACCCATCGCCTGTTCAGCCGAACCCTGGCCGCCCTGATCGCCCTGACCCAGACCATTCCCTTTGCCATGCTCTTCGGCTGGTTGCTGACCAGGGGCGCCACCTTTGCCGTGCGCCCGGTTCGCGGCAGGAAGGGCGGAACCATCACCCTGCCGGTCTTCTCCGCCCCATCCGAAGCCGAGGGACCGGCCCTGAGACTGTTCATCGCCCTGGGCCTGGACAGCTACCCGCAATTCCTCCAGGCCGTGGCCGGCCGGCTCTGGCTGTGCGGCCATCGCCCCAAGGCCGAAAGCTCTCCACCGGACACCCTTCCCGCCAAAGAGTCCCCGGACGACATGCCGGTCCCGTTTCCGGCGGTCCTCAGCTACGCCGACCTGCGGGACGACACGGGCGATCCGCTGATGGACCGCGTCGAGGAACACTACTACAGCCACCACCGCACCATGCTGGAAGACCTGCGCATCCTCTCCCGCTTCATGGCCAGGCGGTTTGCTGGGTTGTTCGGAAGCTGA
- a CDS encoding SpoIIE family protein phosphatase: protein MPLAPEREETIPERDFRDKAILFVDDEQETLDALRRNLLREPYRKLFALSASQGLEIIDRETVHVVVSDIQMPEMDGFAFLREVRKLRPDIVRMVLSGTGNLDQVVELINTGEIYRYVTKPVHNVKELRSTLNQAVELHQIKNQRWELMRELEQRNRALRQWQAKIQRELALAGAMQRKILTLDPFLHDHLEVSAAYEPHISVGGDFFDVIDLPGKRVCLFLGDVAGHGVAPAMISVLLKVLVEETVRSLFDRGPAAICNAIHQRFQQYVQNPESYATMFLAIYDPEIRVWECMNCGHPQPVLFGVPEGITLDKGGFPVGMSVAPWEICDAGDEMRVPAGPGLRMLLYTDGLSEARPAETEQEAGGCPGTDLASQAVLGPGVPGLNPARTVLDHVKAQGCDISQDDCSVLYVRMLDPASVLWTGAIDQDKLAVERLAKDIQERLSARGWPEQGAWAVRIVIHEYGLNIIDHARMSPDVPMSLCIHLEDDACRILYRDTGMEWDYAARRAILEHRALDSGRGRGLELVAGVTRNILFFRRGGLNHALFVVARGEDSEASGGLDADE from the coding sequence ATGCCCCTTGCACCTGAACGGGAAGAGACGATCCCAGAACGGGATTTCCGCGACAAAGCCATTTTGTTCGTGGATGACGAGCAGGAAACCCTGGACGCCCTGCGCCGCAACCTGCTCCGGGAGCCCTACCGCAAGCTGTTCGCCCTGTCCGCCTCCCAGGGTCTGGAGATTATCGACCGTGAAACGGTGCATGTGGTGGTCTCGGACATCCAGATGCCGGAAATGGACGGGTTTGCTTTTCTGCGGGAAGTCCGCAAGCTCCGCCCGGACATCGTGCGCATGGTGCTCAGCGGCACCGGCAACCTGGACCAGGTGGTGGAACTGATCAACACCGGGGAGATCTACCGCTACGTGACCAAGCCCGTGCACAACGTCAAGGAATTGCGGTCCACCCTGAACCAGGCCGTGGAGCTGCACCAGATCAAGAACCAGCGCTGGGAACTGATGCGGGAGCTGGAACAGCGCAACAGGGCACTGCGCCAGTGGCAGGCCAAAATCCAGCGGGAACTGGCCCTGGCCGGGGCCATGCAGCGCAAGATCCTTACCCTGGACCCCTTTCTCCATGACCACCTGGAGGTTTCCGCGGCCTATGAGCCGCATATCTCCGTTGGCGGGGATTTTTTTGACGTCATCGACCTGCCCGGCAAGCGGGTCTGCCTGTTTCTGGGCGACGTGGCCGGGCATGGCGTGGCCCCGGCCATGATTTCGGTCCTGCTCAAGGTGCTGGTGGAGGAAACCGTGCGCAGCCTGTTCGACCGGGGGCCGGCCGCGATCTGCAACGCCATCCACCAGCGCTTTCAGCAGTATGTGCAGAACCCGGAATCCTACGCAACCATGTTTCTGGCCATCTACGACCCGGAAATCAGGGTCTGGGAGTGCATGAACTGTGGGCATCCCCAGCCTGTTCTGTTCGGTGTTCCGGAAGGAATTACCCTGGACAAGGGCGGGTTTCCGGTGGGCATGTCCGTGGCGCCGTGGGAGATCTGCGATGCCGGGGACGAGATGCGCGTTCCGGCTGGCCCGGGGCTGCGCATGCTCCTGTATACCGATGGCCTGTCCGAAGCCCGTCCCGCGGAGACGGAGCAGGAGGCGGGGGGCTGTCCTGGTACTGATCTGGCCTCCCAGGCCGTCCTCGGGCCCGGCGTTCCGGGATTGAATCCGGCCCGGACCGTGCTGGACCACGTCAAGGCCCAGGGCTGCGACATCAGCCAGGACGATTGCAGCGTCCTGTATGTCCGGATGCTCGATCCGGCATCCGTTCTTTGGACCGGGGCGATCGACCAGGACAAGCTGGCCGTGGAAAGGCTGGCCAAGGACATCCAGGAGCGGTTATCCGCCCGCGGCTGGCCGGAGCAAGGTGCCTGGGCCGTCCGGATAGTGATCCATGAATACGGATTGAACATCATTGACCACGCCAGGATGTCGCCGGATGTGCCCATGAGTTTGTGCATCCACCTTGAGGATGATGCCTGCAGGATTCTGTACAGGGATACGGGTATGGAGTGGGACTACGCGGCTCGCAGGGCCATACTCGAGCATCGCGCCCTGGACTCTGGGCGCGGCCGAGGCCTGGAACTGGTGGCCGGAGTGACCCGGAACATACTGTTCTTTCGCAGGGGGGGCTTGAACCATGCCCTGTTCGTCGTGGCAAGGGGGGAGGACTCGGAAGCCTCCGGAGGGTTGGATGCAGACGAATGA
- a CDS encoding STAS domain-containing protein — protein sequence MQTANPREGILVLTLPEGVLTATNVDPFREQYLAALAGTADVRTVILDLGGITFLDSSGLGALIALLKRTTESGGDIKLAGLRKEIRLVFEITRAYKIFDIFDSVEEALRVVP from the coding sequence ATGCAGACAGCCAATCCACGTGAAGGCATTCTTGTCCTGACCCTGCCCGAAGGCGTCCTGACCGCGACCAACGTCGACCCGTTCCGGGAGCAGTATCTTGCCGCGCTGGCTGGCACAGCGGATGTCCGAACCGTGATCCTGGACCTGGGCGGCATCACCTTCCTGGACAGCTCCGGCCTGGGAGCGCTCATCGCCCTGCTCAAGCGGACCACGGAGTCCGGCGGGGACATCAAGCTGGCCGGGCTGCGAAAGGAAATCCGTCTGGTCTTTGAAATTACCCGGGCCTACAAGATTTTCGACATTTTCGATTCCGTGGAGGAAGCCCTGCGGGTCGTTCCATGA
- a CDS encoding DUF2384 domain-containing protein — MKKIKKQRRLTQTKSRKKKHLPESRPPIALVNMPPDYAAITEAAGTLTLKLTEFFLDQDRRLFEAGLSEFFMKDFVDLSNEELELHTVVFWPWAFYTMTFGEEDIEYHNMEGLIPPNTTLAEVFERQSHFRLTHNERKYLVNAYRRPFSFYEVLKAIPGKGVKVRNLITLERHLVIDISASNALEPGQVVYALLASIDGRDIFVAAWPRVLPHRFLIEILKFRDQYIGDSGATDEELFEIDDVFREFMWQMCDALATPPMVTNTDGEPMSFRTLHYTVESAEVAFQALHSLSATDSPQELRQDARLDDQGSIEHVQFNWSRVETNPKRALQNTTLADINLTGTTMTVEVNSEAREQAIREHIHERLGDKAEYLRTDVKSVETALREHREKGGSQSGEDEDLHQHPEVQKAMREMMERHWAGWLEESIPALDGQTPRQAMRTKSGRERLEVLIREAELRDAKAVPPGLQQPILDKVRKELGLEREPEGDDESDG; from the coding sequence ATGAAAAAAATCAAGAAGCAGAGAAGGCTTACCCAGACAAAATCAAGAAAGAAAAAACACTTGCCGGAAAGCCGGCCGCCCATCGCCTTGGTAAACATGCCTCCGGACTATGCGGCCATCACCGAGGCCGCGGGAACCCTGACCCTGAAGTTGACGGAATTCTTTCTCGACCAGGATCGCCGGCTTTTCGAGGCCGGTTTGTCGGAATTTTTCATGAAAGATTTTGTTGATCTGAGCAATGAGGAATTGGAACTGCACACCGTGGTCTTCTGGCCTTGGGCATTTTATACCATGACCTTCGGGGAAGAGGATATCGAGTACCACAACATGGAAGGTTTAATTCCTCCCAACACCACCCTTGCCGAGGTGTTTGAGCGGCAATCCCATTTTCGGTTGACCCACAACGAACGGAAATATCTGGTCAACGCCTATCGACGGCCGTTCAGTTTCTATGAGGTGCTGAAGGCCATCCCCGGCAAGGGGGTCAAGGTCAGGAACCTGATTACCCTCGAGCGTCACCTGGTCATCGATATCTCCGCATCCAACGCTCTTGAACCCGGACAGGTGGTCTACGCCCTGCTGGCTTCGATAGACGGCCGAGATATTTTTGTCGCTGCCTGGCCCAGGGTCTTGCCGCATCGTTTTCTCATCGAGATTCTGAAGTTTCGTGACCAGTATATCGGGGACAGCGGGGCCACCGACGAGGAACTATTCGAAATCGATGATGTTTTTCGGGAATTCATGTGGCAGATGTGCGATGCCCTCGCGACTCCGCCGATGGTTACGAATACGGACGGCGAGCCGATGTCGTTTCGAACCCTGCACTATACCGTGGAATCCGCCGAAGTTGCGTTTCAGGCTCTGCATTCCTTGAGCGCCACGGATTCACCCCAGGAGCTGCGGCAAGACGCCCGGCTGGACGACCAGGGCAGTATCGAGCACGTGCAATTCAACTGGTCCAGAGTGGAAACAAATCCGAAGAGGGCGCTGCAAAATACGACGCTGGCCGACATCAATCTCACGGGGACCACCATGACCGTGGAGGTCAATTCCGAAGCCCGGGAACAGGCCATCCGGGAACACATCCATGAAAGGCTGGGCGACAAGGCGGAATATCTGCGGACCGACGTAAAGTCCGTGGAAACGGCCCTGCGGGAACACAGGGAAAAAGGCGGCTCGCAATCCGGGGAAGACGAAGACCTGCATCAGCATCCGGAGGTCCAAAAGGCGATGCGGGAGATGATGGAGCGACATTGGGCCGGCTGGCTGGAAGAATCAATCCCGGCCCTGGACGGCCAGACCCCGCGTCAGGCGATGCGGACAAAGAGCGGCAGGGAACGGCTGGAAGTGTTGATCAGGGAAGCCGAACTCAGGGACGCGAAGGCAGTGCCTCCGGGATTGCAGCAGCCCATTCTCGACAAGGTCAGGAAGGAACTGGGCCTGGAAAGAGAACCCGAGGGGGATGACGAGTCCGATGGATAG
- a CDS encoding glycosyltransferase family 2 protein, translated as MISVVIVSYNTRDILRQCLNALFAHSSDVEMEVFVVDNDSRDGSPAMVRQEFPQITLMANGVNLGFAAANNQAFALARGEFILLLNPDAFVKEGAIAKALEFLRQTPLCGICGGRIVDDEGRVRPSARRFPNVLAKFFALSGLSSRYPESPVFNWRDFGGFAHDRVREVDWVPGTFTLLRRKMLAEIGNFDERFFMYYEETDLCLRAKKAGWQVWFLPDAVVEHIGGASSQTRQDKAFDQTSSQVVNFRVRSEYLYYRKHGGIVSVLANAGLELVWHQLRGAIKARSADPEAQAKSDHSRAVLRLVRQALSDTQLGKTSPKIPW; from the coding sequence ATGATTTCCGTCGTCATCGTCAGTTACAATACCCGCGACATTCTCCGCCAATGTCTGAACGCCCTGTTTGCGCATTCATCCGACGTTGAAATGGAGGTTTTTGTCGTGGACAACGACTCCAGGGACGGTTCCCCGGCCATGGTGCGCCAGGAGTTTCCCCAGATCACCCTGATGGCCAATGGTGTGAACCTGGGCTTTGCCGCGGCCAACAATCAGGCTTTTGCCCTGGCCAGGGGGGAGTTCATCCTGCTGCTCAACCCGGATGCATTCGTCAAGGAAGGGGCCATTGCCAAGGCCCTGGAGTTCCTGCGCCAAACTCCCCTTTGCGGCATTTGCGGGGGGCGCATTGTGGATGATGAAGGAAGGGTGCGCCCTTCGGCCCGCCGGTTTCCCAATGTGTTGGCCAAGTTTTTCGCCTTGAGCGGTTTGAGTTCACGCTACCCGGAATCTCCGGTGTTCAACTGGAGGGACTTTGGCGGCTTTGCCCATGACCGGGTCCGGGAGGTGGACTGGGTGCCGGGGACGTTTACGTTGTTGCGCCGCAAGATGCTCGCGGAAATCGGGAATTTTGATGAGCGGTTTTTCATGTACTATGAGGAGACGGACCTCTGTCTGCGGGCCAAAAAGGCCGGGTGGCAGGTATGGTTTCTTCCCGATGCGGTGGTGGAGCATATCGGCGGGGCCAGCAGCCAGACCAGGCAGGACAAGGCATTTGACCAGACATCCTCCCAGGTGGTCAATTTCCGGGTGCGTAGCGAATACCTCTACTACCGCAAACATGGCGGAATTGTCTCCGTGCTGGCCAATGCCGGTCTGGAGCTGGTCTGGCACCAGCTACGCGGAGCCATCAAGGCCCGCTCCGCCGACCCGGAGGCCCAGGCCAAGTCCGACCATTCCAGAGCGGTATTGCGCCTGGTCCGCCAGGCCCTTTCGGACACGCAACTGGGCAAAACATCTCCGAAAATCCCCTGGTGA
- a CDS encoding ATP-binding protein → MILHGNNSTHDHTCAACLPGLGKKIERPTRTFNGSEIPEAIRKRIFDVFFTTKTPGKAGNIGENKSDNPAHQAGPRSF, encoded by the coding sequence ATGATTCTCCATGGCAATAATTCGACCCATGACCATACATGTGCGGCCTGCTTACCTGGGCTTGGGAAAAAAATCGAGCGCCCGACCAGAACATTCAATGGGTCGGAGATTCCAGAAGCCATCCGCAAGCGGATCTTCGACGTCTTTTTCACCACCAAGACTCCAGGCAAGGCAGGCAATATTGGGGAGAACAAATCGGATAACCCTGCCCATCAGGCAGGTCCGCGATCATTTTGA
- a CDS encoding hybrid sensor histidine kinase/response regulator has protein sequence MQTNDLERNSMDVLVVDDEHLSRKTLGLFVRKLGHRLLSAENGLQALKVWAEHAPRVVLTDWSMPEMDGAELCRRIRDREGGTYTYVIMVTARTDANDLVAGFEAGVDDYLTKPVRKEELYVRLKAAHRLLASREALRELSETLEKKVEERGQELAKAQHQLILAEKMSAIGQLAAGIAHELNNPINFVSLNFQVLEEHLPLILEVLTAHRRAALAPPGSDEQLDLLDRARRLDDESSLDLISSEVSSIFQQSRDGFQRVTAILNSVRDFSRTDSREAFVFSDLNKGIRDTLVVAKHAYKSHADIVLELGDIPHVECISGQINQVFLNLIVNASQALAETGRSGKGMIRIQTRRDGEHVICAITNNGPVIPEDVRDCLFNPFFTTKQPGRGTGLGLSISHDIVVRKHGGRLTFTSDENDGTTFRIVLPIRRGVESEVRHE, from the coding sequence ATGCAGACGAATGACCTGGAAAGAAACTCCATGGACGTCCTGGTTGTCGATGATGAGCATCTCAGCCGCAAAACTCTGGGCTTGTTTGTCCGGAAGCTCGGTCATCGACTGCTGTCCGCCGAGAACGGGTTGCAGGCCCTGAAGGTATGGGCGGAACACGCTCCCCGAGTCGTGCTCACGGACTGGAGCATGCCCGAGATGGATGGCGCGGAACTGTGCCGGAGAATTCGTGACAGGGAGGGCGGCACGTACACCTACGTGATCATGGTCACGGCGCGAACCGACGCGAACGACCTTGTCGCGGGGTTCGAGGCCGGGGTGGACGACTACCTGACCAAGCCCGTCCGGAAGGAGGAGCTGTACGTTCGCCTGAAGGCCGCTCATCGTCTTTTGGCCAGCCGGGAGGCCCTGCGTGAGCTGAGCGAAACCCTTGAAAAAAAGGTCGAGGAGCGCGGCCAGGAGCTGGCCAAGGCGCAGCACCAGCTGATCCTGGCCGAAAAAATGTCCGCCATCGGGCAGCTGGCCGCCGGCATAGCCCATGAGCTGAACAACCCCATCAATTTCGTTTCCTTGAATTTCCAGGTTCTGGAGGAGCACCTGCCCCTGATCCTTGAAGTGCTGACGGCTCACAGGCGGGCGGCCCTGGCACCTCCAGGTTCGGACGAGCAGCTTGATCTGCTGGACCGGGCTCGTCGCCTGGACGATGAGTCCTCGCTGGATCTCATCAGCAGCGAGGTGAGCAGCATCTTCCAGCAATCCCGTGACGGGTTTCAGCGGGTCACGGCCATTCTGAACAGCGTGCGCGATTTTTCCCGGACCGACTCGCGGGAGGCCTTTGTTTTTTCGGACCTGAACAAGGGCATCCGGGACACCCTGGTGGTTGCGAAACACGCATACAAGAGCCATGCCGACATTGTTCTGGAGCTGGGAGACATTCCGCATGTTGAATGCATTTCCGGACAGATCAATCAGGTGTTCCTGAACCTGATCGTCAATGCCTCCCAGGCCTTGGCCGAAACCGGAAGGTCGGGGAAGGGCATGATCCGCATCCAGACCCGGCGGGATGGGGAGCATGTGATCTGCGCCATCACCAACAACGGCCCGGTGATTCCGGAGGACGTCCGGGACTGCCTGTTCAATCCTTTTTTCACCACCAAGCAGCCGGGAAGGGGCACGGGACTGGGGCTCAGCATTTCCCACGACATTGTCGTTCGCAAGCACGGGGGGAGGTTGACCTTTACCAGCGACGAAAACGACGGTACGACGTTTCGTATCGTCTTGCCGATTCGGCGCGGTGTTGAAAGCGAGGTACGTCATGAGTGA
- a CDS encoding response regulator — protein MAEHDVGRKPVNADLEERDSVVLVAARDEAIRIDLASALAADFTVIPVASAHEGEQELTRGGVGAVLCSTKLEDMSGIAWLGQLRRRREIPAIRIFVPEKSSEALAMAAINEAGAFRYIADPQNHGELRKAVEQALHLVGHRAGPPCMREAVGKAIKAHALCRGSRTGCLLKAKAEPVDLPPWLVRRLSSMLGWTGMGMMGMAMLLLAGLFMGIGVFTVLYVFKSALGIDLVDGWHLTDWLHR, from the coding sequence GTGGCCGAACATGATGTGGGCCGTAAGCCTGTTAACGCGGATTTGGAAGAACGTGATTCCGTGGTCCTTGTGGCGGCAAGGGACGAAGCGATCCGGATTGATCTGGCCTCGGCCCTGGCCGCGGATTTCACCGTAATCCCCGTGGCCTCGGCCCATGAAGGAGAACAGGAACTTACCCGGGGTGGCGTCGGCGCGGTGCTCTGTTCCACCAAGCTGGAAGACATGAGCGGCATAGCCTGGCTGGGGCAGTTGCGCCGCCGCAGGGAAATTCCGGCAATCCGGATTTTCGTCCCGGAAAAGTCCAGTGAGGCCCTGGCCATGGCCGCCATCAACGAGGCCGGTGCGTTCCGTTATATCGCCGATCCCCAAAACCACGGCGAACTGCGCAAGGCCGTGGAGCAGGCCCTGCATCTGGTGGGTCACCGGGCCGGGCCGCCCTGCATGCGCGAGGCCGTGGGCAAGGCCATCAAGGCCCACGCTCTCTGCCGTGGGTCCAGGACCGGTTGTCTGCTCAAAGCCAAGGCAGAGCCCGTGGATCTCCCTCCCTGGCTCGTGCGCCGCCTCAGCTCCATGCTGGGCTGGACCGGGATGGGCATGATGGGCATGGCCATGCTCCTGCTGGCCGGACTGTTCATGGGCATCGGGGTGTTCACCGTGCTCTATGTCTTCAAGTCCGCCCTGGGCATTGATTTGGTGGATGGCTGGCATTTGACGGACTGGCTGCATCGTTAG
- a CDS encoding serine O-acetyltransferase, whose product MLFPNIREDLQAHKGDWAAQGFWAMVVYRFGRWRYGLRPKIVRMPFSLLYKILFKLVQIVCGIQMPCEAPVGRNFRIDHFGNIIISGYASFGDNCVIRNGVTIGIKNMDEKVAPRIGNNVNIGAGAKILGGITIGDNVFIGANAVVISDVPDNCIAVGIPARIKLNREYAKVAEEDGEK is encoded by the coding sequence ATGCTTTTTCCCAACATTCGCGAGGACTTGCAGGCCCACAAGGGCGACTGGGCGGCCCAGGGGTTCTGGGCCATGGTGGTCTATCGCTTCGGGCGCTGGCGCTACGGTCTGCGGCCCAAGATCGTCCGCATGCCGTTCTCCCTGCTGTACAAGATCCTGTTCAAGCTGGTGCAGATCGTCTGCGGCATCCAGATGCCCTGCGAAGCCCCGGTGGGCCGCAATTTCCGCATCGACCACTTCGGCAACATCATCATCAGCGGCTACGCATCTTTTGGCGACAACTGCGTGATCCGCAACGGGGTGACCATCGGCATCAAGAACATGGATGAAAAGGTAGCTCCCCGGATCGGCAACAACGTAAACATCGGCGCCGGGGCGAAAATCCTGGGCGGGATCACCATCGGCGACAACGTGTTCATCGGAGCCAATGCCGTGGTCATTTCCGATGTGCCGGACAACTGCATCGCCGTGGGCATTCCGGCCAGGATCAAGCTGAACAGGGAATACGCGAAAGTCGCTGAGGAAGACGGGGAGAAGTGA
- a CDS encoding sugar transferase yields the protein MSEEIFRARQALFAELNLPTSKASLRLLQFRHRVKIMLWEAGLGSLFAVKRVMDILGAGVGLLLLSPLLVAVALAIVIEDGRPFLFRQQRVGLNGRVFPFYKFRSMYRNAEAIRQDLLARNESADGVIFKMKQDPRVTRVGRFIRRFSIDELPQLFNVITGDLALVGPRPPLPAEVAEYTLEDRKRLHVKPGLTCFWQIQGRSEIPFKDQVRLDLQYIQSQSILTDIWILLKTIPAVLTGKGAY from the coding sequence ATGAGTGAGGAAATTTTCCGGGCCCGTCAGGCCCTGTTCGCGGAGCTGAACCTGCCCACGTCCAAGGCCAGTCTGCGTCTGCTGCAATTCCGCCACCGGGTGAAAATTATGCTCTGGGAGGCCGGCCTGGGTAGCCTGTTCGCCGTCAAGCGGGTCATGGACATCCTGGGGGCCGGGGTCGGCCTGCTCCTGCTTTCCCCGCTGCTGGTCGCCGTGGCCCTGGCCATCGTCATCGAGGACGGACGACCCTTCCTCTTTCGCCAACAGCGCGTCGGCCTGAACGGGCGGGTCTTCCCCTTCTACAAGTTTCGCTCCATGTACCGCAATGCCGAGGCCATCCGGCAGGATCTGCTGGCTCGCAACGAGTCCGCGGACGGGGTGATCTTCAAGATGAAGCAGGACCCCCGGGTGACCCGTGTCGGCAGGTTCATCCGCCGGTTCAGCATCGACGAACTGCCCCAGCTGTTCAACGTGATCACCGGGGATCTAGCCCTGGTGGGCCCCCGCCCGCCGCTGCCCGCCGAAGTGGCCGAGTACACCCTGGAAGACCGCAAGCGCCTGCATGTCAAACCCGGCCTGACCTGCTTCTGGCAGATTCAGGGTCGCTCCGAGATTCCCTTCAAGGACCAGGTCCGCCTGGATCTGCAATACATCCAGAGCCAGAGCATCCTCACGGACATCTGGATCCTGCTCAAAACCATTCCCGCTGTCTTGACCGGAAAGGGGGCGTATTGA
- a CDS encoding two-component system sensor histidine kinase NtrB: MHTPAVNEACNHSSDQNAPFANALQEMVQENVLESMPSGLMIVGKGGRVLQVNSTLAAILGFPRDVLLRQGWSVLFIDHPDNAEFNDTILDVIQEEQVRNIRQVWYVRPDNRRLFLEIISSFLHDDQDNWGLVVLVRDITELRLLHDREKAALEQKRLAEQQRADSLNNLALSIAHQIRNPVMTIGGFANLALRNRQDPAKVAAYLETVKDSAARLERMAQAVREFVSIGPGKMTVIPLDDMLPEAARRLRARAEKLGARLKLALDCPREWHVRADPEQLTAALDAVLENALEAYEAIQDGERPVSLAARRLNGMLALVVADKGRGIPDKDLPYVRDPFFTTKTVGAGMGLALVQRILAGHAGLLEIDSRDGEGTEVRMCLPFVDTDDSLQAS, from the coding sequence ATGCACACCCCGGCTGTCAATGAAGCTTGCAATCATTCATCAGATCAGAATGCCCCATTCGCAAACGCACTGCAAGAGATGGTCCAGGAGAACGTCCTGGAAAGCATGCCCTCGGGCCTGATGATCGTCGGCAAGGGAGGGCGCGTCCTCCAGGTCAACTCGACCCTGGCCGCCATTCTCGGCTTTCCCAGAGACGTTCTCCTGCGGCAGGGCTGGAGCGTCCTGTTCATTGATCACCCGGACAACGCCGAATTCAATGACACCATTTTGGACGTGATCCAGGAGGAACAGGTCCGGAATATCCGCCAGGTCTGGTATGTCCGTCCGGACAACCGCCGGCTGTTCCTGGAAATCATCTCCTCGTTTCTCCACGATGACCAGGACAACTGGGGACTGGTCGTGCTGGTCCGGGACATCACCGAGCTGCGCCTGCTGCACGACCGGGAGAAGGCCGCCCTGGAGCAGAAGCGGCTGGCCGAGCAACAGCGGGCCGACAGTCTGAACAACCTGGCCCTGTCCATTGCCCACCAGATCCGCAACCCGGTCATGACCATTGGCGGATTTGCCAACCTGGCGCTCCGGAACAGGCAGGACCCGGCCAAGGTGGCCGCATATCTGGAAACAGTGAAAGATTCCGCGGCCCGCCTGGAGCGCATGGCCCAGGCCGTACGCGAGTTTGTTTCCATCGGCCCGGGAAAGATGACGGTTATTCCCCTGGACGACATGCTGCCCGAGGCCGCGCGGAGGCTGCGCGCCAGGGCTGAAAAGCTGGGGGCGCGGCTAAAGCTTGCCCTGGACTGCCCGCGTGAATGGCACGTCAGGGCCGACCCTGAACAACTGACCGCGGCCCTGGACGCAGTGCTGGAAAACGCGCTGGAGGCCTATGAAGCCATCCAGGACGGGGAAAGACCGGTCAGCCTTGCGGCCCGGCGCTTGAACGGCATGCTCGCCCTGGTCGTGGCCGACAAGGGTCGGGGCATTCCTGACAAGGATCTGCCGTACGTCCGCGATCCCTTTTTCACCACCAAGACGGTGGGCGCGGGCATGGGGCTGGCCCTGGTCCAGCGCATCCTGGCCGGGCACGCGGGCCTGCTGGAGATAGACAGTCGCGACGGGGAGGGAACGGAGGTCAGGATGTGCCTGCCCTTCGTGGATACAGATGACTCTTTGCAAGCTAGCTGA